DNA sequence from the Oreochromis niloticus isolate F11D_XX linkage group LG8, O_niloticus_UMD_NMBU, whole genome shotgun sequence genome:
AAATGGTAGTGTACATATCTCTGCTGTGTATGTGGAATGAGGATTTTTACCTCTTTGGCCTGAAAGAAGAAGCCACTGCTGCACTGTGGAGAGGGAGTCTGTCTGCAGGATCTGACAAAGTATCTCCAAAACCTGACAAGAAAGCGACAGACCGTCACAACAGTAGCTGAAAGATCACATGAATTTTTATTGAGCTTATTAGTGAACTTCTCAAGAAACTTGGTGATGGTGTCTTGCCAGGGGATATTTTTCAGATATCTAATTAAGTAACTTTGACCATAAGCTGTACCCTCTGTGATGTTGGATCTTGCCTTTTTAacctttttgtctgtttgtttgttttaacccTAAAACACCTCATATTATACAGTACAGCTCAGGATTAGTTAACCAGTATTTTACCATAAGTTCTTGATCATGGAAGGGTTGAGGATGGCTCATGCGCTGGTATTGAGATTTGCGCAGGTAGGACTTGGAGGATGGAGGAATAAGTCTGCCAGTCTGAGCTGAATATTGAGTCTTTCGCCGGACAAACTTTTCCTCTGGTTGTTCCTGCAGCACATGGATACATTTTTGAcctcagttctaaggtcaaatggccgagagtcccagatttaaacccagtgggagtatccccccaaagagggacaaaggagggacaccttggctcatgtgattagaggatcaccagggggtcctttgtccctctttggggggatactcccactgggtttaaatctgggactctcggccatttgaccttagaactgaagaagcttcttggatgagaggtgaaatgtcttcaagcaacttaaagaagtccagacgcttttcttcgcaaactcctttgactatgtGAGATTGAACTAATCTACTACATCAGCAAGCTAGCATGCACATGGAAGACATGAAATGTAATATTTCCTATCTCTTAGCTTAGTTCGTgaggtaaatcagcagtctTTGTCAGTAAACATGgcttaacagtaaaaaaataccACATTTATCATATACAGTCATACCTAACAAAACTATTTTGAAACCCAGATTGCTGACTATGTTGTTCTACTTATAAAAATTACTCAAACAGATGTATCTTTACCACTTAAATtagaaaatatgtaaaaaacaaaaataatgaaaaacgtGAAGGTATTAAGTATATTGTCCATATACTGTCACATCCAATCTCTAAATTCCCTTTACCATCAGGCACTGGATAGCAATAATCAAACAAAGGATTTTTTACTGTATGTCAATTACTGTAAAAATACATGAGAATTCAATTACTAggactctctcacacacacagagccacacacagacacatagtAATACCTCTCTTTTGTCCTTTTGTGTTTGGGAAGTTAGACTGATTTTTGCAGCCAGTTCTTTGAGCTCATCTCGCCAGGCTTCTGACAatagtgctgtgaaaaaaagaaacgaTTACAAAACAATTAAAGCCATTACTCAAAATTGGCTTCTTTGGGGACCAttagaaaagaaataaagacgTTTAGGTGTCATGTATGTTAGTACACATACCTGATTTAGTTTTGTCTCCGTAGACTCCATAAAGATTTTGAGCAAGCTGAAAAGGTGGCTCTGCTGCTTTCCTGTTTATGTGGCTCTTGAGAAGTGGATGAGGAAATAACGATGACGTGACACACCAATCATCTCTTACCATGCAAATTGGTCTGCCTGTGAATCCTGTGGGAATGAGAAATGCTCagtattcaccctgctcacagAAAAGTGCTTTAGAGGCACAAATCCATCGAAGCAGTACCATTTAAAAAACTGGAGCCAGCAGAATCCCTGCTGAGAATAAACGTGACGAGTTCATGGGAACCTCAGGGATGTAACCTTCTTTTCTACCAGTAATGCAGTAAATTTATCCCTTTCATGTTACACATTGGCATTCCATGTGCCCAAACAGCTGCTTGAAATATTTCATATAGAGCAGGTTGTGAAAGAAGGAAGGCTTCAAGAATGGAGACCTTGTTAATGGCTTTAGCTCATATATTAACTTTAATTAGCTCTGACAGGTAATCACCTCGAGTCAGAATTAATTAGAACGCAAACAGATTGTAATTCAGTGTGTCCCAGGTAGACTAGATAATAACCTCTAAATTAATGCAGCAAAGAGACTTTGCAGTCTCAAGTTGAAAAGCATTTGGTAATGACAAAGGGAAAATGCTAATTGAGGACAGCAGAATACGATGTTAACACAATATTATCACATTAAAAGGTTTGTAGGTGATAAACTTTAAAAACCCTGATGTACTATAGCTAACTTGCAAGacacaaaaaatataatttggtatagttttgtttgttttaatcataTTACATTTGTATTTATGGTGCAACTAAATTTTACTGTATTTCATACTAACTTGTGAACATTAAGATGTTGTGACTTTGCGACTGAGCATGCTGCTGTtagcattttcttttaaaaactatGCTAAAAAGAGCCTTACAAAAAGCACAACTACACACTTCTAACATGTTGTGGAAGAAGTTTGCCTTCAGCACTTTCTGCCAGGCTTTCTAACACATGGTTGACATGGGAAAGGGTTTTACTGAATCTaaatttgtatgtttttttttctttttcccaaaCCTAACAACCTGGATCAAAgtggaaaaagatgaaaataataAGCCAGCACTGACTTTCGTTAACAAATACAAACTCCAGTCTCCTGGGTGAAAATATCTTTGAGCAATTATTCCAGCACAGTCTCCTACCTTCATAGACTTTATTACTCCTTACTTTAACTGAATTTTAGTGATGGATGGATACTTTCTTGGACACACTTAATTTGATTCAGTTAAACAGTTATTCAGTTATTTGCTATGATTTCTTCAATAAGTTGTTTAATTCTTGTTTGCATAAACAGTGCAAAGCATTAAGCTAAATATCACTGACAAATTATATATAGTGTGTCCAATTATCAGGGCAGCTTTAATAAAAGCTGCCTCTAAATGGAAACAGATTTGATTTAGAaaagagatagatagatagatagatagatagatagatagatagatagatagatagatagatagatagatagatagatagatagatagatagatagatagatagatcggaaccaatcacaacaacagttgcattCGGGTGCTTTACTTTGCAAGGGAAAGacctgacaaaaatacacactgTGCCACAAAAGGCATTTACACCTATGTATGCTAAAAGTGCCAAGTCAACTGACTCATCAACCAGACACTGTCCACTCCCATAATGAAAACATGGCATGCAAAATTTGAATATACTGTGCACCGATGCACAGTTGTGGTCAGATTACATCCACTGATCACGGGCATAAATTGGTAAGTTTGGGCTTTTAGTGATTTCTTTGAATCCCTCATTCGGGGTGGAATGATTGCACAACATACATATTTGATGATGTTAATAAACTAGAACTGAGTGCACAATCTGGATGATTAAATGTCCCAAATTGCTGAGGGACATTTAACCAGATATAATGAACAAATCATTAAAAGTCGAAACTTACCACGACATTACGTAATaagtttatataacattttGACCAGGACCACAGTACAAAAACGCCTTATTGTTTACCTATGCTTAACAGCAACACGCACCtacaaaaatgtatatataaaatGGCATGTAGGTAATTTTGTAGACTGGACTAATTCACATGAAATCCCTTATACACTAAGTTATCCTATATTACAATTTTGATATAGTcactaaacacaaataatacTGACATgggaaaaatcacaatttgacattgtgacattaaaaatttgtatattctatatttattaaattattttattattaatgttattgtCTTTCATGGTCACGCCCACCCCATCTCTTGCAGTGGTGGGTGTGGCTTCAGGAAACCACAGGCAGACACCCCTGtgttccatccatcctcttGGATGCTGCTGTAAGACATACCCACAGACCAGCCTGACCCACTCTTCCCCACCTGACATAACCACTTACCTGCCAGCCTGTCTGACCCACTCTCACCCCACTTGCCAAAGTCACTTATCTTCATAGAGCATTAAAGCGAGGCTCTCAGGAAAGGAGAGGAGCCAATTCTGTTTTGTAGAGACTTACCTCAACAGCTCTGGCCAAGGAAAAAGAGACACAACTATTTGGTAAATTCTGAAGTCATTTACCTGGGCCTGTGTTTGGTTCCTGCTGAACAACTGCTAAGACACTGATTCAAAGACTCCATGTTTTACTGAATTAccttgttgtcatttttatttgagAATACTGTACTGCATTTTGAGTCCATCAGCGTGAACtttgaaaatgttcatttaattACAATTAAATGATTTTATCATAAGGTGTTTTAAGTCCATAAATACTAAATCACCTGCAATCTAGTCTGTTGGCAGGTGATTGCTAGGCAACAACATAAATACGCCATAATATGTGACATAGATAAGAACCTTCAAGAACCTGAGCTGCATCAGGCCCAGTTTTAGCTGAGATTTTTGTGGGTTACAGTTAGATCATTTGAACCAAGATGGGAGCTAGAGTATTGTCTTatgtttatttcttaaaaatGCTTCTTATTTATAGCACctaaaacacacatataaaaaAACATATCTTAGGGTTTATttgaaaataatacatttaataaaatgaatgaatatcTTCCGCTTGCCCAGATGTTTGCTCACCTTGAATATGCCTCATCCTGTGTGGATGAGGGTTGTGCCGGGAGAAGAATGAGTGGTGACTCAAGGCACCAAAACATGGACTGCTTTTTGTAAGCGTCTTGGTAAATTCAGGAGTGAATGGGAAATGGTTAATCTGAGCGAATTTCCCTTCAGCTGTCATCCCCCTCGATTCCAGGCTGTGTGCTCTCGACATGTCTGGGCTGAAAGCTTTGTCTCAGTCTGTATGAATGAAGGAAAAGCTGTTGAGTAAAGTCCTATTTTGAAATAAGGTGGCAGAATGTCAAAACCCCAACATTTAAAACTACTTTGATTGCAAAGTTATGAACATACAtgctaaacataaataaataaataaaaatcaagaaCTAAGACCGTTAGAACGCAAACTTTCCTTTGACACACCCCTCCCACGCCCTCAAATGCctaacataaaaataattacaACTTTACCCAGAAAATTACTCAGAAGAAGCACCCTACCTCTGAAAACAGGCACCAGCTTACAGCCTTAGGTCTGCAGTGctatgtgttgtttttgttgccaAGAAACCTGAACTAAACAAAGGTGTCTGAGCACCGCCACACCGAGCCACTTCATTCAGACACCGTTTTCATATGCAAAGCAGAATGTATTTATCCTATTCTGCACTGATTTATGAAAATCTCAAAGTtgaggtaagaaaaaaaagcaccgctTTGTTTTTACCACAAAATTGAGTTTACTTTCCTATCTTTGACAGCTGTTTTAATGTGGTCTTGCTGTATTGTTCTAGCAAAAAAACTATCGACTGTAGGTCCAGATTGCAACGTATACAACCTTCTCAACACTCGTTAATAAAGAACTGCAAGCCAAGGATCATGTGACCCGATGTAGGCGCAGCAGTAAATCTGTGAAGACTGCAGGactattactaaaactaaaactctTAGTTTTACAAATTGAACAATAGCAACTTGTTGCTGTACATGACAGTTACATTAAAGATCAAACATGAAAGACAAACCACTTGCATTTCTTTaagttaaattatttttcacttctctattaatattttattagcaGTTCTACTGCACAGTTCTCCCCTTCAGGCAAATCTGTCGCATCTAATAAGACCAGCAATAGATTAGTTTACAGTAGCTAGAGAAACATCCCATGGGCACTGCTTATTGCCAATATTAGACAGATATGAGAGTTTTCAGCAATCAGTGCCTcctgaaatgtttcatttttgttttatttcttagaAAATAAAACTCATTCTCAGCCAGTGCGGTCTATTATTACATCTTGCATAGCCATAAATAATTAGCAGCCTTCTTTTAATTCAGTCTGTTGTATATATGACACGTCTTTTAGAGGTAGAAGTAAGTGGGTTGGTCTGTAGAGTGAACCTCAAGACAATACACAATGTGCACAATGCTTATTATTCCTTCCTCTTGTTGTTTGTAGGTGAGGTCATAGCTCTGTGTGCTTTGCTTTGTATTAGCTTAATTTAAACTACTTAGGTGAATATATTGTCAGGTCTTGAGAATGATCCATCAATGGAGTAGTCATTTTGCAGCCTCACTTTTCAATAAACAGTTGAAGAAATGTGATATAACCCGATCCATATCTCAAGTGTCAGTGCAAACTGTATTTGGATATGCTTCACTGAACACAGACAATGTGTGTGGGTATTCAGAAACATTAGTGATTCATACCGCTGCAAGAACTTTAAGAGAAATACAGCAACCTTTTATTCTCGCCAGGTTACACGGGGCAGTATTTCAACAAAGGCTGTTGAAAATATGTCTAAGCTTCTTCCTGGACTCAGGGTCAACCACATGAACCAGAAGCAGGGTCAAAGTGCTGTTTGATGTCCTTTTCAAGATTGAGTTAGATAAAATAGAATAGGAAAGGTACAGACAGTGTAAGATGTTTTCACAGTAAAGCAGGTGTGAACCTTGATCAAGCGATTCTCATTTATTTAGAATATAAGGCAAAAGACTCATTCAGATACTGAATGAGTCTGCTTTTCATACGCGATAGAAATTTTTTTATATTGACTGTATTTAATTATATTACCACTTATATCCTAGCAGTATTTACCAGCAAGTATAGTGTGGGTGGTCACCAGTTGACAGCAGAAATGGCCTGCACCCATGCATACAGACATATTGATTCTCTGGAGCGTTTAATGATATTATGTGTTGTAGAtgagaaaatcatttgcaattTTAGATTGATTTACTGTTAAAATGCAGAAACATTTCCATACGTCTTCCagatgtgtgtgttcatgttcgTGTTACAAACCTAATTCATTATGAGATGCTTTatcacacacactgtttcaaGGCTTTTCTTGACCATGCCTCTATCCTTTTCAAACACGTTGAtggcatcaaattcaaaataggAGGAACAAGCTACCTCGGCAGCTCGCACCACAGCTGTTGTCTCCATGTGTGATTGAGCAGATTGTTGGATGACCTTCTTAATGCAACCTCAAATGCATGTGTGTCTCCTCACATAATTAAAGCAGGGATCTTTCAGGAATGTTACTatcagttttttacagaatatGATGCCTGtctatgttatgttatgttatgttatgttatgttatgttatgttataataaatgatttatttttggttCCTATTACTGTTGCTTTAGTGTAAGCTGCATTTTACTGCCAGATTAAGTTAAAGTGCTTAACAAATGTTTTAGACCACCTattataaaaacaagaaaacaccagTTTTTTAGAAAGCAATGATGAGAATtgtttaaaactgaaaactattGTTACTTATCAggcaaataagaaaaaatttttacttttttatacaCAAATTTGAGCCGGCACACTGAACTTCTGtgagaagtcagaaattaaTCGAGCATAACATTAAACCACTAAAACAATTTTTTATGTTGAGGAATGCCAGTaaaaatgcaagtaaataactgtaatttggcacAGCTTGAACATACAGTTGCAGTAACTAttacagaaacattaaaaatttaatgtattaattaattaataaacgGTAATTCCCAGTAATGCTAACTTAAACACAGACCTGTGATgctttaatacatttattacacaGGGCAGGGATGGTTAGTGCCAACCAGAAAAACTGGGCCCCATGTCTGGACTTGGCTATCTTGCTCTCCTGCTAAGCTGTTGTGTTATTAAATGCttgcagctattttttattGCTCCTTCATGTTGTTTTCCTGCACCCAATAACATTCATTCAGTCCACTGAAAATGTTTATGTACTATTaacattcttctttttttgccttatggacatttcattttaataagGGTGTCATTCCTTTTGTCAGGGACTTACGAGGCAggtaataacaataacaatgtatttcCAGCTAATCCAGATTTACATATAGTTTAAAAGAATCCTAAAGGAATACTATTAGATTGTTAGAATGATCTGCAATAATAAGTTAGACAAATGCAGTGGAGAAAAATGTATGATATTTGAAATATAGTGGAATAGAAGGAGAGAGCTGGATGTAAAAGTAGTTCAAATTTGAACTGAAGGACACTGCATTCAACAGCTGTTTTTCCACCCCTCCTTAATTTTCTTCTTTCGTCTTGGACAgaactgttattttaaaaattcatcATCATCTTGTCATAACATTGAAGTATCTataaacaaaaccagccaaCTGTAATTGTGAATATTTTCAAATTACTATTACAAAAAGGTAATCCCAAATAAAATGTCCACTACTGCAACAAATCACTCAGCACAATGCGACACATCACTGCTGTCTAATGTATAGGTTTTGTGTTTGCTTTCCATCAGATAGAGATGCAGTTCTATGGGTTAATCTCCTGTCTGGTGGGTGGATGGAACTTAATAAAAACTAGATATCCCTCTCTGAAGGTAAGGGCATTCATCATCACAGGCCTCCAATACTTGCTGAGACATCTTTTTTTATGCAAGTCTGTCCTTGAAATAGTTGAACGAGGGTGTACACCAAACTCAAAAATCTAATCAGAAATCTTATTTCTATCAGTGGGTAAATAGAGTTTATGGTTAACTTCGTAGCGTGAATCCCCAACTGCATGCCTGCATGCTTTGGCTGCCATAAAGAAATATTGCATAGAGTAATTTAAATAAGCACGTAGTACAAAAATGCTGATGTTAAAGAGTTAAGCTGACATAGGGTGACATACAGTATTTGATCATGTCAAAGTTAATGACACTCTATTAATAACTGACATTACATTTCACCTAAAACCACTAATGAGAACCTCATTATGACATTAGATGAAATACATTGGATTGCACAAGCCATTAGGACTTATCGTCCAGGAACTATGAAAGTCTGGTGAAACTTTTAGTGtagtcgatgtggaaaaatgtgGCTGATATTGCAATGCCAGCGGCAGTGCTCCTGGGAGAATTctagaaaaaaaattaacacgA
Encoded proteins:
- the tbata gene encoding protein TBATA isoform X3 produces the protein MSRAHSLESRGMTAEGKFAQINHFPFTPEFTKTLTKSSPCFGALSHHSFFSRHNPHPHRMRHIQGFTGRPICMVRDDWCVTSSLFPHPLLKSHINRKAAEPPFQLAQNLYGVYGDKTKSALLSEAWRDELKELAAKISLTSQTQKDKREVLEILCQILQTDSLSTVQQWLLLSGQREKDLVMGMIRQALDGVDLSNQRNFQQLQAFHPGASPSVYAASFEQPWGKTHRRSSHQVNQTAIDEKPERIGDAEVLAVHSEAESVQVPSLQEGDSA
- the tbata gene encoding protein TBATA isoform X2; translated protein: MLSLLLQMCAPFVRTGFTGRPICMVRDDWCVTSSLFPHPLLKSHINRKAAEPPFQLAQNLYGVYGDKTKSALLSEAWRDELKELAAKISLTSQTQKDKREEQPEEKFVRRKTQYSAQTGRLIPPSSKSYLRKSQYQRMSHPQPFHDQELMVLEILCQILQTDSLSTVQQWLLLSGQREKDLVMGMIRQALDGVDLSNQRNFQQLQAFHPGASPSVYAASFEQPWGKTHRRSSHQVNQTAIDEKPERIGDAEVLAVHSEAESVQVPSLQEGDSA
- the tbata gene encoding protein TBATA isoform X1, producing the protein MSRAHSLESRGMTAEGKFAQINHFPFTPEFTKTLTKSSPCFGALSHHSFFSRHNPHPHRMRHIQGFTGRPICMVRDDWCVTSSLFPHPLLKSHINRKAAEPPFQLAQNLYGVYGDKTKSALLSEAWRDELKELAAKISLTSQTQKDKREEQPEEKFVRRKTQYSAQTGRLIPPSSKSYLRKSQYQRMSHPQPFHDQELMVLEILCQILQTDSLSTVQQWLLLSGQREKDLVMGMIRQALDGVDLSNQRNFQQLQAFHPGASPSVYAASFEQPWGKTHRRSSHQVNQTAIDEKPERIGDAEVLAVHSEAESVQVPSLQEGDSA